A window from Zingiber officinale cultivar Zhangliang chromosome 7A, Zo_v1.1, whole genome shotgun sequence encodes these proteins:
- the LOC122002754 gene encoding probable leucine-rich repeat receptor-like protein kinase At1g68400 translates to MHLPSTNNNREMREERSPRSAAHARAALFLFFLPCSCFCIVDSGTLEGDLSALLEFKVACDAAGSLGSWNRSDPSPCASWRGVACAGGRVTRLVLEGLGFACYGGLPAVARLDQLRVLSLKSNRLAGTIPDLSPLSALKLLFLSRNRLSGQIPPSVGSLGRLYRLDLSSNNLTGPVPASLNRLGRLLTLRLDVNLLSGPISGLVLPNLQDLNLSSNMLSGAIPPSFGAFPSSAFTGNPALCGGPLPTCRDVVSDPSRPSAGAAAPVPPAAAVVASSPSAKPDISSPHGAAAGGERGGMNRVVVVAIVVGDFAVLILVSGLLFCYFWRKFAGKNPSRLHEGEKIVYSSSPYAVQGSAVAGAAGSGFERGKMVFLEGTKRFELEDLLRASAEMLGKGGCGTVYRAMLDDGTVVAVKRLREVPLGGKRDFESHMEALGRLRHPNIVPLKAYYYARDEKLLVYEYMPNGSLFFLLHGNRGPGRTALDWTTRMRIAVASARGLAFIHQVSRSPKQTHGNIKSTNILLDKEGNARLADSGLALLGPGGTGSGRAGGYRAPEAPCDGRRPWASQRADVYAFGVVLLELLTGKPVLDGAATADLPRWVQSVVREEWTAEVFDLELMRYKGIEEEMVAMLQIAMSCTAIAPDQRPKIVNVVKMIEDICSGGGGGGGGADLSPSHDSFDSVSDTPSGSDAA, encoded by the exons ATGCATCTTCCATCCACCAACAACAACAGGGAAATGAGGGAGGAGAGATCGCCTCGTTCCGCAGCTCACGCACGCGCCGCTCTCTTTCTGTTTTTTCTCCCTTGTTCCTGTTTCTGTATCGTCGATTCGGGGACTTTGGAGGGGGACTTGAGCGCGCTGCTGGAGTTCAAGGTCGCCTGCGACGCCGCCGGAAGTCTCGGAAGTTGGAACCGCTCCGACCCCTCGCCCTGCGCGTCGTGGCGGGGCGTTGCCTGCGCCGGTGGCCGTGTCACGCGCCTCGTGCTCGAGGGCCTGGGCTTCGCTTGCTACGGCGGGCTTCCGGCCGTTGCCCGGCTCGACCAGCTCCGCGTGCTCAGTCTCAAGTCGAACCGCCTCGCCGGCACCATCCCTGATCTGTCCCCTCTTTCGGCTCTCAAGCTTCTGTTCCTTTCTCGCAACCGGCTCTCCGGCCAGATCCCACCGTCGGTTGGTTCGCTCGGTCGGCTTTACCGTCTCGACCTCAGCTCGAACAACCTCACGGGCCCAGTGCCGGCGTCTCTCAACCGGCTTGGCCGACTGCTCACGCTACGGCTCGACGTGAACCTGCTTTCCGGTCCCATCTCCGGCCTCGTGCTTCCTAATCTCCAAGACCTCAACTTATCCTCGAACATGCTCTCCGGGGCCATTCCGCCGTCGTTTGGAGCATTCCCCTCCTCGGCTTTCACAGGAAACCCTGCTCTCTGCGGCGGTCCTCTTCCTACCTGCCGTGACGTGGTGAGCGACCCTAGCCGCCCCTCAGCGGGAGCCGCGGCTCCTGTTCCTCCTGCCGCCGCGGTCGTGGCGTCATCCCCTTCTGCCAAGCCTGATATTTCATCACCTCACGGCGCCGCTGCGGGCGGTGAACGCGGCGGGATGAACAGAGTGGTAGTGGTGGCCATCGTCGTCGGCGACTTTGCGGTGCTTATCCTCGTCTCTGGCCTTCTGTTCTGCTACTTCTGGCGCAAGTTCGCCGGGAAGAACCCGTcccgcctacacgaaggagaaaagATAGTATACTCCTCCAGTCCCTACGCCGTCCAAGGATCCGCCGTGGCGGGCGCCGCCGGGAGCGGATTCGAGAGGGGCAAGATGGTCTTCTTGGAAGGAACGAAGCGGTTCGAGCTGGAGGACCTCCTCCGAGCGTCGGCGGAGATGTTGGGGAAGGGTGGCTGTGGGACGGTGTACCGAGCAATGCTCGACGATGGTACGGTCGTCGCCGTCAAGCGCCTCCGCGAAGTCCCACTCGGCGGAAAGCGGGATTTTGAGAGCCATATGGAGGCCCTTGGTCGCCTGCGGCACCCCAACATCGTCCCCCTCAAAGCCTACTACTACGCCCGCGACGAGAAGCTGCTCGTCTACGAGTACATGCCCAACGGCAGCCTGTTCTTTCTCCTCCACG GAAACAGAGGCCCAGGTAGGACGGCGTTGGACTGGACGACAAGGATGCGTATCGCAGTTGCGTCGGCGCGGGGCTTAGCGTTCATCCACCAGGTAAGCCGCTCGCCGAAGCAGACACACGGCAACATCAAGTCCACAAACATACTCCTTGACAAAGAGGGCAACGCGCGGCTCGCCGACTCTGGCCTGGCCCTCCTAGGCCCTGGCGGCACGGGCTCTGGGCGCGCCGGAGGCTACCGTGCCCCGGAAGCGCCGTGCGACGGGCGACGACCATGGGCGTCGCAGCGGGCGGACGTGTACGCCTTCGGGGTGGTTCTGCTGGAACTGCTGACGGGAAAGCCAGTGTTGGATGGAGCGGCGACGGCCGACCTGCCGCGCTGGGTACAGTCGGTGGTGCGGGAGGAATGGACTGCGGAGGTGTTCGACCTGGAGCTGATGCGGTACAAAGGGATCGAGGAAGAGATGGTGGCAATGCTCCAGATCGCCATGAGCTGCACGGCCATCGCACCGGACCAGCGGCCTAAGATTGTCAACGTGGTCAAGATGATCGAGGACATatgcagcggcggcggcggcggcggcggaggagctGACCTCTCGCCCTCACACGACTCGTTCGATTCGGTCTCCGACACGCCTTCCGGTTCCGACGCCGCATAG